A single genomic interval of Ischnura elegans chromosome 3, ioIscEleg1.1, whole genome shotgun sequence harbors:
- the LOC124155199 gene encoding atherin-like: MDSSPNMESCLNDRRKDVLTKFGYGLVNGRLLTTKLVHGEALRQKHVEERKKRSLNTKNYRSSLVIGFEYLNAVRCADRIRVQQFDHQPRVASQENFRTRSENISLSRSAAPCVCGGPIPLPSTPPAPLSLSPAPPPPPPCHAPVPPPPQPPLRAFRPALTPRRSSVPSDRPTSPTPPSSARRVARRRTPGASPPTPRPAPTTRGPNLTSPSSPPSPFSRANRA, translated from the exons ATGGATTCCAGCCCCAACATGGAAAGTTGTTTGAACGATAGGAGGAAGGACGTTTTGACGAAGTTTGGCTACGGCCTTGTGAATGGACGTTTATTGACGACGAAGCTCGTGCATGGAGAGGCTCTCCGACAAAAGCATGTGGAAGAGCGTAAGAAACGAAGTTTAAACACGAAGAACTACCGTTCTTCCTTAGTGATTGGA TTCGAGTATTTAAATGCTGTTAGATGCGCGGACCGCATCCGTGTACAGCAATTCGACCACCAACCTCGAGTTGCATCGCAGGAAAATTTCAGGACACGTAGCGAAAACATTTCCCTCTCGCGCAGCGCCGCGCCCTGTGTTTGTGGCGGGCCTATTCCCCTTCCATCCACACCGCCTGCCCCCCTCTCCCTATCCCCCGccccaccgccgccgccgccctgCCACGCCCCCGTCCCGCCTCCCCCGCAGCCTCCGCTGCGCGCTTTTCGGCCCGCGCTCACTCCACGGCGATCCTCCGTGCCGTCCGACCGACCGACGTCGCCGACTCCGCCATCTTCCGCGCGCCGGGTCGCCCGTCGTCGGACGCCGGGCGCCTCACCTCCAACTCCCCGCCCCGCACCCACTACAAGGGGACCCAACTTAACTTCCCCTTCCTCACCTCCCTCCCCTTTCTCTAGAGCAAACAGGGCCTAG